Proteins encoded within one genomic window of Anopheles gambiae chromosome 3, idAnoGambNW_F1_1, whole genome shotgun sequence:
- the LOC1270980 gene encoding sodium/potassium/calcium exchanger 4 isoform X2, whose product MDRPTGGMNCTQPAIDDFPRDLFTEEQRQNGAVVLHAIASLYLFVALAVVCDKYFVPAVEKICQALNMSNDVAGATFMAAATSAPELFVNVIGTFITEGDIGVGTIVGSAVFNILAVAACCGIGAGMVVPLDWWPLTRDCLAYGITVAILICIIHDERVEWYEALILVLLYIVYIAVMYYDKSFQKCARGGLKHARKRRSHDTSSSLKSDSSRTQEAIEARTPLRIGHFQQNGNLKNVAHIDAPAELTSPAGGVDVEMQIKPFTSIDLRAPPGGTATATTDLETHKPSAGPSSVDPAPAEGEVGDVPERPPPPPSPATPPVQEQDAGVNGVKETVAGTLPPKEWNGENGHGTTGPVAEAVVRALESGSTGAEADGNVEGGANGNDGESAPEKDDEDEFKLLKYPLGKSAFTQFSWIITWPIHLLFMFTIPNCETPRFRNWFPLTFIMCIVWIGSLSYVVAWMITIIGDTLKIPDSVMGITFLAAGTSVPEAVSSVIVAKQGHGSMGISNSIGSNTFDILLCLGLPWFIKAAFSPIEPGHHWVGINSAGLEYSAISLLSTLLMLYIAFSLNKFKLDRRVGNACLIMYAVFLILASLIELNVFFRVNLPTCGR is encoded by the exons GGATGAACTGCACACAACCCGCCATCGATGACTTTCCCCGGGACCTGTTCACCGAGGAGCAGCGCCAGAATGGGGCAGTAGTGTTACATGCAATCGCtagtttatatttatttgtagCTTTGGCCGTAGTTTGTGATAAGTATTTTGTACCTGCCGTCGAGAAGATTTGCCAAG CGTTAAACATGTCCAACGATGTAGCCGGTGCCACGTTTATGGCAGCGGCCACCTCCGCCCCAGAACTGTTCGTGAACGTGATTGGCACGTTCATCACCGAAGGTGACATCGGCGTCGGCACCATCGTGGGCTCTGCCGTCTTCAATATCCTGGCCGTGGCGGCCTGCTGTGGCATCGGTGCCGGCATG GTAGTGCCACTGGACTGGTGGCCGCTGACGAGGGACTGTTTGGCGTACGGCATTACGGTGGCCATCCTGATTTGCATCATCCATGACGAGCGGGTCGAGTGGTACGAGGCACTGATATTGGTGTTGCTGTATATTGTGTACATCGCTGTGATGTACTATGACAAGTCGTTTCAAAAGTGTGCCAGAG GTGGTTTGAAGCACGCCCGAAAGCGAAGATCCCACGATACCTCCAGTAGCCTCAAGTCGGATTCTAGCCGAACGCAAG AGGCAATTGAGGCGCGCACACCGCTGCGCATCGGACACTTCCAGCAGAACGGCAACTTGAAGAATGTGGCCCATATCGATGCACCCGCGGAATTGACGTCACCAGCTGGCGGGGTGGACGTAGAAATGCAAATTAAGCCATTTACATCGATCGACTTGCGTGCGCCGCCGGGCGGGACGGCAACCGCCACGACCGATCTCGAAACACACAAGCCAAGCGCCGGCCCATCGTCAGTCGACCCGGCCCCAGCCGAGGGTGAGGTGGGCGATGTGCCCGAgcggccaccgccaccgccaagTCCAGCCACACCGCCGGTCCAGGAGCAGGACGCCGGCGTGAATGGTGTGAAGGAAACGGTGGCCGGTACGCTACCGCCGAAGGAGTGGAACGGTGAGAATGGGCACGGCACGACCGGTCCGGTGGCGGAGGCCGTTGTTAGAGCGCTGGAAAGTGGTAGCACTGGTGCGGAAGCCGATGGCAACGTTGAGGGCGGAGCTAACGGCAACGATGGGGAAAGTGCGCCAGAGAaggatgatgaggatgagTTTAAGCTGCTAAAGTACCCGCTCGGCAAGAGTGCGTTCACGCAGTTCTCGTGGATCATTACCTGGCCGATCCATCTGCTGTTCATGTTCACCATACCGAACTGCGAGACGCCACGTTTCCGGAACTGGTTCCCGCTGACGTTCATCATGTGCATCGTGTGGATTGGCTCGCTGTCGTACGTCGTCGCGTGGATGATAACGATCATTG GCGATACGCTCAAGATACCGGACTCCGTAATGGGCATCACGTTTCTGGCTGCCGGTACGAGCGTGCCGGAGGCCGTTTCCAGTGTGATAGTAGCAAAGCAAG GTCACGGTTCGATGGGCATCAGCAACTCGATCGGTTCGAACACGTTCGACATACTGCTGTGCCTGGGGTTGCCCTGGTTCATCAAGGCGGCCTTCTCCCCGATCGAACCGGGCCACCACTGGGTCGGCATCAACTCGGCCGGGCTGGAGTATTCGGCCATCTCGCTCCTCTCcacgctgctgatgctgtacATCGCCTTTTCGCTGAACAAGTTCAAGCTGGACCGACGGGTCGGCAACGCCTGCCTCATCATGTACGCGGTATTCCTCATTCTGGCCAGCCTGATCGAGCTGAATGTGTTCTTCCGCGTCAACCTGCCGACCTGTGGACGGTGA
- the LOC1270980 gene encoding sodium/potassium/calcium exchanger 4 isoform X1: MDESDYWGLARSNGMNCTQPAIDDFPRDLFTEEQRQNGAVVLHAIASLYLFVALAVVCDKYFVPAVEKICQALNMSNDVAGATFMAAATSAPELFVNVIGTFITEGDIGVGTIVGSAVFNILAVAACCGIGAGMVVPLDWWPLTRDCLAYGITVAILICIIHDERVEWYEALILVLLYIVYIAVMYYDKSFQKCARGGLKHARKRRSHDTSSSLKSDSSRTQEAIEARTPLRIGHFQQNGNLKNVAHIDAPAELTSPAGGVDVEMQIKPFTSIDLRAPPGGTATATTDLETHKPSAGPSSVDPAPAEGEVGDVPERPPPPPSPATPPVQEQDAGVNGVKETVAGTLPPKEWNGENGHGTTGPVAEAVVRALESGSTGAEADGNVEGGANGNDGESAPEKDDEDEFKLLKYPLGKSAFTQFSWIITWPIHLLFMFTIPNCETPRFRNWFPLTFIMCIVWIGSLSYVVAWMITIIGDTLKIPDSVMGITFLAAGTSVPEAVSSVIVAKQGHGSMGISNSIGSNTFDILLCLGLPWFIKAAFSPIEPGHHWVGINSAGLEYSAISLLSTLLMLYIAFSLNKFKLDRRVGNACLIMYAVFLILASLIELNVFFRVNLPTCGR, encoded by the exons GGATGAACTGCACACAACCCGCCATCGATGACTTTCCCCGGGACCTGTTCACCGAGGAGCAGCGCCAGAATGGGGCAGTAGTGTTACATGCAATCGCtagtttatatttatttgtagCTTTGGCCGTAGTTTGTGATAAGTATTTTGTACCTGCCGTCGAGAAGATTTGCCAAG CGTTAAACATGTCCAACGATGTAGCCGGTGCCACGTTTATGGCAGCGGCCACCTCCGCCCCAGAACTGTTCGTGAACGTGATTGGCACGTTCATCACCGAAGGTGACATCGGCGTCGGCACCATCGTGGGCTCTGCCGTCTTCAATATCCTGGCCGTGGCGGCCTGCTGTGGCATCGGTGCCGGCATG GTAGTGCCACTGGACTGGTGGCCGCTGACGAGGGACTGTTTGGCGTACGGCATTACGGTGGCCATCCTGATTTGCATCATCCATGACGAGCGGGTCGAGTGGTACGAGGCACTGATATTGGTGTTGCTGTATATTGTGTACATCGCTGTGATGTACTATGACAAGTCGTTTCAAAAGTGTGCCAGAG GTGGTTTGAAGCACGCCCGAAAGCGAAGATCCCACGATACCTCCAGTAGCCTCAAGTCGGATTCTAGCCGAACGCAAG AGGCAATTGAGGCGCGCACACCGCTGCGCATCGGACACTTCCAGCAGAACGGCAACTTGAAGAATGTGGCCCATATCGATGCACCCGCGGAATTGACGTCACCAGCTGGCGGGGTGGACGTAGAAATGCAAATTAAGCCATTTACATCGATCGACTTGCGTGCGCCGCCGGGCGGGACGGCAACCGCCACGACCGATCTCGAAACACACAAGCCAAGCGCCGGCCCATCGTCAGTCGACCCGGCCCCAGCCGAGGGTGAGGTGGGCGATGTGCCCGAgcggccaccgccaccgccaagTCCAGCCACACCGCCGGTCCAGGAGCAGGACGCCGGCGTGAATGGTGTGAAGGAAACGGTGGCCGGTACGCTACCGCCGAAGGAGTGGAACGGTGAGAATGGGCACGGCACGACCGGTCCGGTGGCGGAGGCCGTTGTTAGAGCGCTGGAAAGTGGTAGCACTGGTGCGGAAGCCGATGGCAACGTTGAGGGCGGAGCTAACGGCAACGATGGGGAAAGTGCGCCAGAGAaggatgatgaggatgagTTTAAGCTGCTAAAGTACCCGCTCGGCAAGAGTGCGTTCACGCAGTTCTCGTGGATCATTACCTGGCCGATCCATCTGCTGTTCATGTTCACCATACCGAACTGCGAGACGCCACGTTTCCGGAACTGGTTCCCGCTGACGTTCATCATGTGCATCGTGTGGATTGGCTCGCTGTCGTACGTCGTCGCGTGGATGATAACGATCATTG GCGATACGCTCAAGATACCGGACTCCGTAATGGGCATCACGTTTCTGGCTGCCGGTACGAGCGTGCCGGAGGCCGTTTCCAGTGTGATAGTAGCAAAGCAAG GTCACGGTTCGATGGGCATCAGCAACTCGATCGGTTCGAACACGTTCGACATACTGCTGTGCCTGGGGTTGCCCTGGTTCATCAAGGCGGCCTTCTCCCCGATCGAACCGGGCCACCACTGGGTCGGCATCAACTCGGCCGGGCTGGAGTATTCGGCCATCTCGCTCCTCTCcacgctgctgatgctgtacATCGCCTTTTCGCTGAACAAGTTCAAGCTGGACCGACGGGTCGGCAACGCCTGCCTCATCATGTACGCGGTATTCCTCATTCTGGCCAGCCTGATCGAGCTGAATGTGTTCTTCCGCGTCAACCTGCCGACCTGTGGACGGTGA
- the LOC1270980 gene encoding sodium/potassium/calcium exchanger 4 isoform X3: MNCTQPAIDDFPRDLFTEEQRQNGAVVLHAIASLYLFVALAVVCDKYFVPAVEKICQALNMSNDVAGATFMAAATSAPELFVNVIGTFITEGDIGVGTIVGSAVFNILAVAACCGIGAGMVVPLDWWPLTRDCLAYGITVAILICIIHDERVEWYEALILVLLYIVYIAVMYYDKSFQKCARGGLKHARKRRSHDTSSSLKSDSSRTQEAIEARTPLRIGHFQQNGNLKNVAHIDAPAELTSPAGGVDVEMQIKPFTSIDLRAPPGGTATATTDLETHKPSAGPSSVDPAPAEGEVGDVPERPPPPPSPATPPVQEQDAGVNGVKETVAGTLPPKEWNGENGHGTTGPVAEAVVRALESGSTGAEADGNVEGGANGNDGESAPEKDDEDEFKLLKYPLGKSAFTQFSWIITWPIHLLFMFTIPNCETPRFRNWFPLTFIMCIVWIGSLSYVVAWMITIIGDTLKIPDSVMGITFLAAGTSVPEAVSSVIVAKQGHGSMGISNSIGSNTFDILLCLGLPWFIKAAFSPIEPGHHWVGINSAGLEYSAISLLSTLLMLYIAFSLNKFKLDRRVGNACLIMYAVFLILASLIELNVFFRVNLPTCGR; encoded by the exons ATGAACTGCACACAACCCGCCATCGATGACTTTCCCCGGGACCTGTTCACCGAGGAGCAGCGCCAGAATGGGGCAGTAGTGTTACATGCAATCGCtagtttatatttatttgtagCTTTGGCCGTAGTTTGTGATAAGTATTTTGTACCTGCCGTCGAGAAGATTTGCCAAG CGTTAAACATGTCCAACGATGTAGCCGGTGCCACGTTTATGGCAGCGGCCACCTCCGCCCCAGAACTGTTCGTGAACGTGATTGGCACGTTCATCACCGAAGGTGACATCGGCGTCGGCACCATCGTGGGCTCTGCCGTCTTCAATATCCTGGCCGTGGCGGCCTGCTGTGGCATCGGTGCCGGCATG GTAGTGCCACTGGACTGGTGGCCGCTGACGAGGGACTGTTTGGCGTACGGCATTACGGTGGCCATCCTGATTTGCATCATCCATGACGAGCGGGTCGAGTGGTACGAGGCACTGATATTGGTGTTGCTGTATATTGTGTACATCGCTGTGATGTACTATGACAAGTCGTTTCAAAAGTGTGCCAGAG GTGGTTTGAAGCACGCCCGAAAGCGAAGATCCCACGATACCTCCAGTAGCCTCAAGTCGGATTCTAGCCGAACGCAAG AGGCAATTGAGGCGCGCACACCGCTGCGCATCGGACACTTCCAGCAGAACGGCAACTTGAAGAATGTGGCCCATATCGATGCACCCGCGGAATTGACGTCACCAGCTGGCGGGGTGGACGTAGAAATGCAAATTAAGCCATTTACATCGATCGACTTGCGTGCGCCGCCGGGCGGGACGGCAACCGCCACGACCGATCTCGAAACACACAAGCCAAGCGCCGGCCCATCGTCAGTCGACCCGGCCCCAGCCGAGGGTGAGGTGGGCGATGTGCCCGAgcggccaccgccaccgccaagTCCAGCCACACCGCCGGTCCAGGAGCAGGACGCCGGCGTGAATGGTGTGAAGGAAACGGTGGCCGGTACGCTACCGCCGAAGGAGTGGAACGGTGAGAATGGGCACGGCACGACCGGTCCGGTGGCGGAGGCCGTTGTTAGAGCGCTGGAAAGTGGTAGCACTGGTGCGGAAGCCGATGGCAACGTTGAGGGCGGAGCTAACGGCAACGATGGGGAAAGTGCGCCAGAGAaggatgatgaggatgagTTTAAGCTGCTAAAGTACCCGCTCGGCAAGAGTGCGTTCACGCAGTTCTCGTGGATCATTACCTGGCCGATCCATCTGCTGTTCATGTTCACCATACCGAACTGCGAGACGCCACGTTTCCGGAACTGGTTCCCGCTGACGTTCATCATGTGCATCGTGTGGATTGGCTCGCTGTCGTACGTCGTCGCGTGGATGATAACGATCATTG GCGATACGCTCAAGATACCGGACTCCGTAATGGGCATCACGTTTCTGGCTGCCGGTACGAGCGTGCCGGAGGCCGTTTCCAGTGTGATAGTAGCAAAGCAAG GTCACGGTTCGATGGGCATCAGCAACTCGATCGGTTCGAACACGTTCGACATACTGCTGTGCCTGGGGTTGCCCTGGTTCATCAAGGCGGCCTTCTCCCCGATCGAACCGGGCCACCACTGGGTCGGCATCAACTCGGCCGGGCTGGAGTATTCGGCCATCTCGCTCCTCTCcacgctgctgatgctgtacATCGCCTTTTCGCTGAACAAGTTCAAGCTGGACCGACGGGTCGGCAACGCCTGCCTCATCATGTACGCGGTATTCCTCATTCTGGCCAGCCTGATCGAGCTGAATGTGTTCTTCCGCGTCAACCTGCCGACCTGTGGACGGTGA
- the LOC1270980 gene encoding sodium/potassium/calcium exchanger 4 isoform X4, which produces MDESDYWGLARSNGMNCTQPAIDDFPRDLFTEEQRQNGAVVLHAIASLYLFVALAVVCDKYFVPAVEKICQALNMSNDVAGATFMAAATSAPELFVNVIGTFITEGDIGVGTIVGSAVFNILAVAACCGIGAGMVVPLDWWPLTRDCLAYGITVAILICIIHDERVEWYEALILVLLYIVYIAVMYYDKSFQKCAREAIEARTPLRIGHFQQNGNLKNVAHIDAPAELTSPAGGVDVEMQIKPFTSIDLRAPPGGTATATTDLETHKPSAGPSSVDPAPAEGEVGDVPERPPPPPSPATPPVQEQDAGVNGVKETVAGTLPPKEWNGENGHGTTGPVAEAVVRALESGSTGAEADGNVEGGANGNDGESAPEKDDEDEFKLLKYPLGKSAFTQFSWIITWPIHLLFMFTIPNCETPRFRNWFPLTFIMCIVWIGSLSYVVAWMITIIGDTLKIPDSVMGITFLAAGTSVPEAVSSVIVAKQGHGSMGISNSIGSNTFDILLCLGLPWFIKAAFSPIEPGHHWVGINSAGLEYSAISLLSTLLMLYIAFSLNKFKLDRRVGNACLIMYAVFLILASLIELNVFFRVNLPTCGR; this is translated from the exons GGATGAACTGCACACAACCCGCCATCGATGACTTTCCCCGGGACCTGTTCACCGAGGAGCAGCGCCAGAATGGGGCAGTAGTGTTACATGCAATCGCtagtttatatttatttgtagCTTTGGCCGTAGTTTGTGATAAGTATTTTGTACCTGCCGTCGAGAAGATTTGCCAAG CGTTAAACATGTCCAACGATGTAGCCGGTGCCACGTTTATGGCAGCGGCCACCTCCGCCCCAGAACTGTTCGTGAACGTGATTGGCACGTTCATCACCGAAGGTGACATCGGCGTCGGCACCATCGTGGGCTCTGCCGTCTTCAATATCCTGGCCGTGGCGGCCTGCTGTGGCATCGGTGCCGGCATG GTAGTGCCACTGGACTGGTGGCCGCTGACGAGGGACTGTTTGGCGTACGGCATTACGGTGGCCATCCTGATTTGCATCATCCATGACGAGCGGGTCGAGTGGTACGAGGCACTGATATTGGTGTTGCTGTATATTGTGTACATCGCTGTGATGTACTATGACAAGTCGTTTCAAAAGTGTGCCAGAG AGGCAATTGAGGCGCGCACACCGCTGCGCATCGGACACTTCCAGCAGAACGGCAACTTGAAGAATGTGGCCCATATCGATGCACCCGCGGAATTGACGTCACCAGCTGGCGGGGTGGACGTAGAAATGCAAATTAAGCCATTTACATCGATCGACTTGCGTGCGCCGCCGGGCGGGACGGCAACCGCCACGACCGATCTCGAAACACACAAGCCAAGCGCCGGCCCATCGTCAGTCGACCCGGCCCCAGCCGAGGGTGAGGTGGGCGATGTGCCCGAgcggccaccgccaccgccaagTCCAGCCACACCGCCGGTCCAGGAGCAGGACGCCGGCGTGAATGGTGTGAAGGAAACGGTGGCCGGTACGCTACCGCCGAAGGAGTGGAACGGTGAGAATGGGCACGGCACGACCGGTCCGGTGGCGGAGGCCGTTGTTAGAGCGCTGGAAAGTGGTAGCACTGGTGCGGAAGCCGATGGCAACGTTGAGGGCGGAGCTAACGGCAACGATGGGGAAAGTGCGCCAGAGAaggatgatgaggatgagTTTAAGCTGCTAAAGTACCCGCTCGGCAAGAGTGCGTTCACGCAGTTCTCGTGGATCATTACCTGGCCGATCCATCTGCTGTTCATGTTCACCATACCGAACTGCGAGACGCCACGTTTCCGGAACTGGTTCCCGCTGACGTTCATCATGTGCATCGTGTGGATTGGCTCGCTGTCGTACGTCGTCGCGTGGATGATAACGATCATTG GCGATACGCTCAAGATACCGGACTCCGTAATGGGCATCACGTTTCTGGCTGCCGGTACGAGCGTGCCGGAGGCCGTTTCCAGTGTGATAGTAGCAAAGCAAG GTCACGGTTCGATGGGCATCAGCAACTCGATCGGTTCGAACACGTTCGACATACTGCTGTGCCTGGGGTTGCCCTGGTTCATCAAGGCGGCCTTCTCCCCGATCGAACCGGGCCACCACTGGGTCGGCATCAACTCGGCCGGGCTGGAGTATTCGGCCATCTCGCTCCTCTCcacgctgctgatgctgtacATCGCCTTTTCGCTGAACAAGTTCAAGCTGGACCGACGGGTCGGCAACGCCTGCCTCATCATGTACGCGGTATTCCTCATTCTGGCCAGCCTGATCGAGCTGAATGTGTTCTTCCGCGTCAACCTGCCGACCTGTGGACGGTGA